In Sinorhizobium arboris LMG 14919, a genomic segment contains:
- a CDS encoding ABC transporter ATP-binding protein — MASVSIDQVRKQYGAVPVIHDISMNIEDGEFVTLVGPSGCGKSTLLRMLAGLEDISGGEIRIGGRVVNDVAPKERDIAMVFQSYALYPHMTVADNMGFALKLKGQDRATIEKTVREAADILALGPLLDRLPKQLSGGQRQRVAMGRAIVRQPQVYLFDEPLSNLDAKLRVTMRAEIKDLHQRLKTTTVYVTHDQIEAMTMADRIVVMRGGRVEQVGKPLELYRRPANTFVATFIGSPAMNLFEGAILNGQFVTDGGAALPMPEGYRGATAAVYGVRPEHLSIVDKGAPASVIVVEPTGSETHVLAKLGSSDVNIVLRDRVDLQPGQPIKIAPDMRRIHLFTSQGIRTP, encoded by the coding sequence ATGGCATCCGTCTCGATCGATCAGGTTCGCAAACAATACGGTGCCGTTCCGGTGATTCATGACATCTCCATGAACATCGAAGACGGCGAATTCGTCACTCTCGTCGGCCCCTCCGGCTGCGGCAAGTCGACCCTGTTGCGCATGCTTGCGGGGCTCGAGGACATCAGCGGCGGCGAAATCCGCATCGGTGGTCGCGTGGTCAACGACGTCGCTCCGAAAGAGCGGGACATCGCCATGGTCTTCCAGAGCTATGCCCTCTATCCGCATATGACCGTCGCGGACAACATGGGCTTCGCGCTGAAACTGAAGGGCCAGGACCGAGCGACGATTGAAAAGACCGTGCGCGAAGCGGCCGACATCCTGGCGCTCGGGCCTCTGCTCGATCGGCTGCCGAAACAGCTCTCCGGCGGCCAGCGTCAGCGCGTGGCAATGGGACGGGCGATCGTGCGCCAGCCGCAGGTCTACCTATTCGACGAGCCGCTCTCCAACCTCGACGCCAAGCTGCGCGTCACCATGCGCGCCGAAATCAAGGACCTGCATCAGCGGCTGAAAACCACCACGGTTTACGTCACCCACGACCAGATCGAAGCGATGACGATGGCCGATCGGATCGTTGTCATGCGCGGCGGCAGGGTCGAGCAGGTCGGCAAGCCGCTCGAGCTCTACCGTCGGCCGGCCAACACCTTCGTTGCGACCTTCATCGGCTCGCCGGCGATGAACCTCTTCGAAGGGGCGATCCTCAATGGGCAGTTCGTCACCGATGGGGGGGCGGCGCTTCCAATGCCTGAGGGCTATCGAGGCGCGACGGCGGCGGTCTACGGCGTCCGCCCGGAGCATCTCTCCATCGTCGATAAGGGTGCGCCGGCTAGCGTGATCGTGGTCGAGCCGACCGGATCGGAAACGCATGTGCTTGCGAAGCTCGGGTCTTCGGACGTGAACATCGTGCTGCGCGACCGGGTCGACCTACAGCCTGGCCAGCCCATCAAGATCGCTCCCGACATGAGAAGGATTCATCTCTTTACATCGCAGGGCATACGCACACCGTAA
- a CDS encoding redoxin domain-containing protein — MNITQISQPVSPGEPAPDFALPAVDGSGTVSLADYRGRTPFFLALFIGLWCPFCRRAIAQIAASEPALKSAGVETLGVVATRPDNAQLYFRYRPTRLRLAADPELSTHQAYGVPRPIPTPEFLRALETTLINPDGLLSQPLPITRAAEAIGKLDNYRENETDQADMERQWPQLKGQFLIDRDGFVRWANIECARDGLAGLGKFPSANEILTAARALAA, encoded by the coding sequence ATGAACATCACCCAGATTTCCCAACCTGTTTCGCCAGGCGAGCCCGCTCCGGATTTTGCTCTACCCGCAGTGGACGGCAGCGGAACGGTTTCCTTGGCCGACTATCGGGGAAGGACCCCGTTCTTTCTTGCATTGTTCATCGGTCTCTGGTGCCCTTTCTGCCGCCGAGCAATCGCCCAGATCGCAGCATCCGAGCCTGCGCTTAAGTCTGCAGGCGTTGAAACGCTCGGAGTTGTGGCAACCCGGCCGGACAACGCCCAGCTTTATTTCCGATACCGGCCCACACGCCTTCGTCTGGCGGCTGATCCCGAACTCTCGACGCATCAGGCATACGGCGTCCCAAGACCCATACCGACACCGGAGTTTCTGAGGGCGCTGGAAACGACCCTGATCAACCCGGACGGATTGTTATCACAACCGCTGCCGATCACGCGGGCGGCCGAGGCCATTGGAAAGCTGGACAACTACAGGGAGAACGAAACGGACCAGGCCGATATGGAGCGCCAGTGGCCGCAACTGAAGGGCCAATTTTTGATCGACAGGGACGGCTTCGTCCGCTGGGCTAACATTGAGTGCGCGCGCGATGGACTAGCCGGGCTGGGCAAGTTTCCTTCTGCCAATGAGATCCTGACCGCAGCGCGCGCGTTGGCCGCCT